One window of the Zea mays cultivar B73 chromosome 3, Zm-B73-REFERENCE-NAM-5.0, whole genome shotgun sequence genome contains the following:
- the LOC100280003 gene encoding Lecithin-cholesterol acyltransferase-like 1-like precursor, with the protein MARIPQVLAPLLLLLLPAGLRELMIDRRPLPEGAAGGEVLLHPLVLVPGLTCSELDARLTDAYRPSAPRCGAMKGKGWFGLWANCSDLPAHHYVRCFMEQMALVYDPVANDYRNLPGVETRVRNFGSSQGFQKNPEHTTWSWCFEVLRNELARAGYRDGDTLFGAPYDLRYAPPVPGQPSEVFSGYFRRLASLVEDASRKNRGRKVILFGHSFGGMVALEFVRSTPMAWRDRYIKHLFLVAPVPAEGFVKPLQYFVSGSNLMYVPTVSSLELAFRPMWRTFESSLVNFPSPAVFGRRPLVVTARRNYSAYDLEDLLVAVGYGAGVEPFRRRAVPKMSYFQAPMVPTTCMNGVGNDTPEQLVYWDGDFDATPEIVYGDGDDSINLVSMLAFDEKMRRQPEQNKVYKSIKIRGAQHGTIVTDDTALKRVMHEILEANRS; encoded by the exons ATGGCGAGGATTCCCCAGGTTCTGGCGCCGCTCCTCCTCCTGCTGCTCCCCGCCGGTCTCCGGGAGCTGATGATCGACCGCCGGCCCCTGCCGGAAGGCGCTGCCGGCGGCGAGGTCCTCCTCCACCCGCTGGTGCTGGTGCCCGGGCTGACGTGCAGCGAGCTGGACGCGCGGCTCACGGACGCCTACCGCCCCTCCGCGCCGCGGTGCGGCGCCATGAAGGGGAAGGGCTGGTTCGGCCTCTGGGCCAACTGCTCCGACCTGCCCGCGCACCACTACGTGCGGTGCTTCATGGAGCAGATGGCCCTCGTCTACGACCCCGTCGCGAACGACTACCGGAACCTGCCCGGCGTCGAGACGCGCGTGCGCAATTTCGGCTCCTCCCAAGGATTCCAGAAGAACCCAGAGCACAC GACCTGGTCCTGGTGCTTCGAGGTCCTCAGAAACGAGCTGGCAAGGGCCGGGTACCGCGACGGCGACACCCTGTTCGGGGCCCCGTACGACCTCCGCTACGCCCCGCCGGTGCCCGGCCAGCCATCGGAGGTCTTCTCCGGCTACTTCCGTCGGCTGGCGAGCCTCGTCGAGGACGCGAGCCGCAAGAACCGGGGCAGGAAGGTGATCCTCTTCGGGCACAGCTTCGGGGGCATGGTGGCGCTGGAGTTCGTCCGGAGCACTCCCATGGCGTGGCGAGACAGGTACATCAAGCACCTCTTCCTCGTCGCCCCGGTGCCGGCGGAAGGGTTCGTGAAGCCGCTGCAGTACTTCGTCTCCGGGTCCAACCTGATGTACGTCCCGACAGTCAGCTCGCTCGAGCTGGCCTTTAGGCCGATGTGGCGGACCTTCGAGTCCTCCCTCGTCAACTTCCCCTCCCCGGCGGTGTTCGGGCGCAGGCCGCTCGTGGTCACCGCGCGGAGGAACTACTCCGCCTACGACCTGGAGGACCTCCTCGTCGCCGTCGGCTACGGCGCCGGCGTGGAGCCCTTCAGGAGACGGGCGGTCCCCAAGATGAGCTACTTCCAGGCCCCCATGGTGCCGACCACGTGCATGAACGGGGTGGGCAACGACACGCCGGAGCAGCTCGTCTACTGGGACGGCGATTTCGACGCGACCCCGGAGATTGTGTACGGCGACGGGGACGATTCCATCAATTTGGTCAGCATGCTGGCGTTCGACGAGAAGATGCGCCGGCAGCCGGAACAGAACAAGGTGTACAAGTCGATCAAGATTCGTGGGGCCCAGCACGGTACTATTGTGACAGACGACACGGCGCTCAAGCGGGTCATGCACGAAATTCTTGAAGCGAATCGTAGTTAA